The Desulfocurvus vexinensis DSM 17965 region GATGGTGCGTTCGGCTAGGTCCGCCCCGGGCTCCAGGGCGAAGACCGTGCGGCCCATCTGCTCCAGCTTGGCCCGCTTGGCCTCCAGGCGCACGCGCAGCAGCGCGGGCTGGACGATGGCCAGGGTCACGGCGTGGTCCAGGCCGTGGCGCGCGGTGATCTCGTGGCCGATCATGTGCGTGGCCCAGTCCTGCGGCACGCCCAGGCCCACCAGCCCGTTCAGGGCCTGGTTGGCCGCCCACATCAGGTTCGCCCGCCACAGGTCGTCGTCGCGGCCCGCGAAGCTCCCGGCCAGCGCGGCCAGGGCGCGCAGCAGGGCCTCGCTGTAGCCGTCCTGCACCAGGGCGCCCGTGGGCCGGGTCAGGTACTGCTCGCAGACGTGGACAAAGGAGTCGATGATGCCGTTGGCCAGCTGGCGTTCGGGCAGGGTCTTCATGGTGTCGGGGTCGAGCACCGCGAAGCGCGGCTGCACGGCGGGGGAGAGGAAGGGCAGCTTCTCGCCCGTGGCCGCGCGGGTGATGACCGCGCCGGTGTTGGACTCCGAGCCTGTGGCGGGCAGGGTCAGCACCGCGCCCAGGGGCACGGCGCGGCGCACCGTGTGCCTGCGGGTCGGGATGTCCCAGCCGTCGCCGTCGTAGAGCGCGGCGGCGGCCACGTACTTGGCGCCGTCGATGACCGAGCCCCCGCCCACGGCCAGGATGAGGTCCACCTTGTGCTCGCGCACCAGGGCCACGGCCTTGTCCAGGGTTTCCATGTGCGGGTTGGGCTCCACGCCGGAGAACTCCCACCAGGCGCGCCCGGCCAGGGCCCGGATCACCTGGTCGTAGACGCCGTTCTTCTTGATGGAGCCGCCGCCGTAGAGCAGCAGCACCCGGGCGCCGGGCTCCACGAGCTGGGCCAGGGCGGCGATCTGCCCCTGGCCGAAGAGGATGCGGGTGGGGTTGTGGTAGCTGAAGAGCATGGATCCTCCGGGGTTGCGGTGCGCGCGGGGCCGTGCCCGACGCGGGCCGGGCACGGCCCCAGGATAAGGCAGCGCGCGGCGATGTAAAGCCCCGGCGGGGGCGGCCCCGAAGGACGGCCTGCGGCGCGGCGCAAAAAAATCCAAGCCCGACGCGTGGCAAGACAGACGCGCGGGCTTGGATTTTTTTGCGCCGTCATTTCACCGTTTGGGGACGGCCTGGACGGGCTTTTCAACCGTGCGCTAGGCGGACTTCAGCTCGTCGATGAG contains the following coding sequences:
- a CDS encoding iron-containing alcohol dehydrogenase, encoding MLFSYHNPTRILFGQGQIAALAQLVEPGARVLLLYGGGSIKKNGVYDQVIRALAGRAWWEFSGVEPNPHMETLDKAVALVREHKVDLILAVGGGSVIDGAKYVAAAALYDGDGWDIPTRRHTVRRAVPLGAVLTLPATGSESNTGAVITRAATGEKLPFLSPAVQPRFAVLDPDTMKTLPERQLANGIIDSFVHVCEQYLTRPTGALVQDGYSEALLRALAALAGSFAGRDDDLWRANLMWAANQALNGLVGLGVPQDWATHMIGHEITARHGLDHAVTLAIVQPALLRVRLEAKRAKLEQMGRTVFALEPGADLAERTIAAIEALYRSLGVPTRLSAAGVAGPDAPGRLVQALERHGMTALGEDGAITPEVARAILTQAL